The genomic stretch GCCGCACTGCCCGCCTCGAACGCCCCGACGGAGAACTGCGGGATGGCCTGCAGGCCGATGTCGCCGCCGGTGATCTCCAACTGCCCGGCCAGGGAGAGGAGGATGAGCTGCATGGCCAGGGTCGCGAAGGCCAGGTGGTGTCCCCGCAGCCGCAGCAACGGCATGCCGATGACGAGTGAGAACAGCGCGGCGGCCAAGGGCGCGGCGATCAGCCCGGCCAGCGGTGGCACGCCGCCCAGGGCGAGCAGCGCGGCGGTGTAGGCGCCGATGGCGTAGAAGGCGCCCTGGCCCAGCGACACCTGCCCGGCGTACCCCATGAGCAGCGACACTCCGACCGTGACCATGGCGGCCAGGCCGAGCAGGATGTACACGGCCAGCGCGCTGTCGTCCAGCATCGCCGGGAGCACGAGGGTGACGGCGGCGACCAGCACACCCGCCACGAGCCGGATCATGTGGACTCCTGGGAGATCGCCGAGCGGCGGCTCGCCTGCACGATCATGACGACGAGCATGAGGCCGAGCGCCACCTCCAGCTGGTGCGAGCCGTAGCCGTACCCGGCGGCCATGGTCTCGGCCACGCCCAGCAGGAGTGCCCCGAGCAACGTGATCACGGGCCGGGTCAGCGCGCCGAAGACGGCGGCGGCGAAGCCGTTCACGATGAGTGTGACGTCGGTGTCGAACGAGATCGGCCGCAACGGCGTCACCAGGACTCCGGCGATGCCGCCGAGCAGCCCGCCCAGCGCGAAGGCGATCAGACCCATCCGGCGGGTGTCCATCCCGACGACGCGGGCGGCATAGGGGTTCGACGCGCACGCGGTCAGCGCCTTGCCCAGGTAGGTACGACCGAAGAAGATCGCCAGCGCGACGAAGGTCAGTGCGGTCACCGCGATCACCAGCAGGTACTGAGTCTGGATCCGCGCGCCGGCCACGGTCACGGATCCGGCCAGCCCGGGCGCCGAGCGCGGCTGGTCGCCCCACAACACGATCTCGACCGCGTAGGCGAGGACGCCGACGCCCAGGGTGACGATCAGCGACGACAGCGGGGTCACCCCCGGCTTGCCGATCGCCGCCAGGCCGGTCAGCAGGCCCGCGACCGCCGCCGCCAGCACGGCCGTCACTTCGCTCGCCCCGTGCGGGAAGCCGAGCCCGAGCAACGACGACGTGCACAATCCGGCGACCACGGCGAACGTCCCTTGCGCGAAGTTCACCACGCCGGTGACCCGGTGGATGACGACCAGGCCGCTGGCGATGAGCGCGATCGCGCAGCCGACCGCGAGCCCGTTCAGCAGATACGTCAGGAACGCGCTCATGTGATCGCCCCGCCCAGGTACGCGCCGGCGACGCGAGGGTCCTCGGCCAGGTCCGCGCATGCGCCCTCGGCCCCCACGCGACCCGCCTCCAGCACGTAAGCCCGCTGGCACAGGTCGAAGGCGAGACGGGCGTTCTGCTCGATGAGCAACACGGTCAGGCCCTGCGACCGGTTCAGCTCGGCCAGGTGGTCGGCCAGGTCGGCGGTGACGTTCGGGGCCAGGCCCAGGGACAGCTCGTCCACCACGAGCACGGACGGGCGCGACATCATGGCCCGGCCGAACGCCACCATCTGCTGTTCGCC from Nonomuraea polychroma encodes the following:
- a CDS encoding branched-chain amino acid ABC transporter permease; this encodes MSAFLTYLLNGLAVGCAIALIASGLVVIHRVTGVVNFAQGTFAVVAGLCTSSLLGLGFPHGASEVTAVLAAAVAGLLTGLAAIGKPGVTPLSSLIVTLGVGVLAYAVEIVLWGDQPRSAPGLAGSVTVAGARIQTQYLLVIAVTALTFVALAIFFGRTYLGKALTACASNPYAARVVGMDTRRMGLIAFALGGLLGGIAGVLVTPLRPISFDTDVTLIVNGFAAAVFGALTRPVITLLGALLLGVAETMAAGYGYGSHQLEVALGLMLVVMIVQASRRSAISQEST